A genomic segment from Oncorhynchus clarkii lewisi isolate Uvic-CL-2024 chromosome 12, UVic_Ocla_1.0, whole genome shotgun sequence encodes:
- the LOC139421639 gene encoding periplakin-like isoform X3, whose amino-acid sequence MDEYHKFHKEARDTQDLLKRMDKEVDQKYKPEFKDMYQMESLIRDLDDQAKAMDHFDERVKALEKRSLQVLPLQFRRNTPQKLLPVEALCEFDTDEGQILRGERYTLLSNKGPKWEVKDAAGRKLTAPGACFMVPPTDPESVAVSNSLAGQQKGIKMKVSGSKTTLVKRLEELKKDGSAGSDKEEQQCRQLMAGLDKVTSDLDKQEKAIYSRVRPPLEQTRPLQDSADRLQDVKDIAAVVRKIEPEKSSKVREAEKFLTSNPKCASAPQLNGKVNEANNKYDKINLLLKCSEDKLQNSNRLENSLQNGKSLLSSYENKLVREEVAPADISSLEKTQRQLADIASELKTKRSAVTETEANLRAAKGSCDTMATKLQEHCPDIERQEGEVRRLNKRYDNLNRQIDARTQSLQRAKTSYSNYRSDYDNLNNWLSRVPNYEPTEKDNLSQVETKLENQKNLLSDIKKKESELNNVSKNAQLYQQAVKDYENDTEKFKSLLDLEDGLVPQTYKRSRLESPALRVKEEESAIEAKFTEVNAVNKQRMANLQFAQGLMNQQSDVIVSNNVQQVRSAAPGEEAWRIESQLKDEIQRREQLEKDLEKIQTDIYMLEGQKPEDTVVKKEIIKKVPDPTLVDEVHNVRQKLSDETRVTRAMDNELEALRLKLRGIETEIKEGAQQYTVKEVLRIERDRGQEEEVRRLREELEELRRRKTIKDNEVIQITKQVTLLAQQKSKEQEVITEEEVIKVQNDPQLENEYRILLDRKQKEQEGRKQLEDELRFLQDKLRRLEKEKSMAEEKISIKEVLKVEKDIAFEREVENLRMQHEDEKAKHRSSQRERADLQRKISSLEEEKSRVIVQEKVREIVRPDPKAEAEVANLRMELVEHQRRYRDADQQLKSHQDELKMLRNRGPQIEIKEIIKEVIKYKTDPQTERELEKLRNEIVDKTHQTEKSEMEIRQLRDEIQRWKDTKPQVQIKEVVNEVLEYKENPKTKEEIEILKRKLADEQKKRLDLERERSANEEKIRLRKIDLSQVREKVVQQEVVKMEEDPLLRSECSTFTQNINNEQRQRETLKEELFQLQKQKANLDAQLEELERERRARRDAELEIQRLRVRLNEMELRDKENRERVTVKQMVVLQQDPQQEKEHSILKLQVEEERHKRTLLEKELNVLLQQQVTLERMVVKEKVVRTETIQVEKDPEAELEIEKMTRTLEQEKRRRLELDQELGSLKSRLSDMEFTNTKSSKELDYIRDESSRLQQENQRLQNDIRRLQSEIQITSTETRSISNSAPMESGKNLELRLGSLQRELAELRAITSQKDDEIEKLQKSLSAIQIKREQRESHLRRSIVVIDPDSGKEMRPEEAYKLGLIDWKMFVNLQSQECDWEEISVKGPKGESSVLHDRKSGKKFSIEDALRAGNITNRQLQQYHDKEITIQEFGVMVSGKTK is encoded by the exons GCTCTGGAGAAGCGCAGTCTACAGGTTCTCCCCCTCCAGTTCCGCAGGAACACCCCTCAGAAGCTGCTCCCCGTCGAGGCGCTGTGTGAGTTCGACACTGACGAG GGTCAGATCCTGCGTGGAGAGAGGTACACCCTCCTGAGTAACAAGGGGCCCAAGTGGGAGGTGAAGGACGCGGCCGGGCGTAAACTGACGGCTCCGGGGGCCTGCTTCATGGTCCCCCCCACAGACCCAGAGTCTGTCGCCGTCTCCAACAG tctggcCGGCCAGCAGAAGGGTATTAAGATGAAGGTGTCTGGCAGTAAGACCACCCTGGTCAAACGCCTGGAGGAACTGAAGAAAGACGGCTCCGCTGGCTCTG ACAAGGAGGAGCAGCAGTGTCGCCAGCTGATGGCCGGTCTGGACAAGGTGACCAGTGATCTGGACAAACAGGAGAAGGCCATCTACTCTCGAGTACGCCCCCCTCTGGAGCAGACCAGGCCGCTGCAGGACAGCGCTGACCGTCTGCAGGACGTCAAG GACATTGCGGCCGTGGTTCGTAAGATCGAGCCGGAGAAGTCGTCCAAGGTGAGGGAGGCTGAGAAgttcctgacctctaaccctaaatGTGCCAGCGCCCCTCAGCTGAACGGCAAGGTGAACGAGGCCAACAACAAATACGACAAGATCAACCTGCTGCTCAAGTGCTCCGAGGACAA GCTTCAGAATTCCAACCGCCTGGAGAACTCCCTTCAAAACGGGAAATCTTTATTGTCCAGCTACGAGAACAAGCTGGTCAGGGAGGAAGTCGCCCCAGCAGACATCTCATCTCTGGAGAAGACACAGCGTCAACTGGCT GATATTGCATCAGAGCTGAAGACCAAGAGGTCCGCGGTGACGGAGACGGAAGCTAACCTGCGTGCGGCCAAAGGCAGCTGTGACACCATGGCAACCAAGCTGCAGGAGCACTGCCCCGACATCGAGAGGCAGGAGGGCGAGGTCCGGAGACTTAACAAACGCTACGACAACCTCAACAGGCAGATCGACGCCAG AACTCAGAGCCTGCAGAGGGCTAAGACGTCGTACAGTAACTACCGCAGTGACTACGACAACCTGAACAACTGGCTGTCCCGCGTGCCAAACTATGAGCCAACTGAGAAAGACAACCTCAGTCAGGTGGAAACCAAGCTGGAAAACCAGAAG AACCTGCTCTCCGACATTAAAAAGAAGGAGTCTGAGTTGAACAACGTATCGAAGAATGCCCAACTTTACCAGCAAGCCGTCAAG GACTATGAGAATGATACTGAGAAGTTCAAGTCTCTTCTGGACCTTGAAGACGGGCTGGTCCCGCAGACCTACAAGAGAAGCAGACTGGAGTCCCCTGCACTCAGGGTCAAGGAAGAG GAATCTGCCATTGAAGCTAAATTCACCGAAGTGAATGCCGTGAACAAGCAAAGGATGGCGAATCTGCAGTTTGCACAAGGCCTTATGAATCAG caatcAGACGTGATCGTCAGCAACAATGTCCAACAAGTCAGATCTGCCGCTCCAGGAGAAGAAGCCTGGAGGATCGAGAGTCAACTGAAAGACGAGATTCAGAGGAGGGAGCAGCTGGAGAAGGATCTAGAGAAAATCCAGACGGACATCTACATGTTGGAGGGCCAGAAGCCGGAGGACACCGTCGTCAAGAAGGAGATCATCAAGAAGGTTCCGGATCCGACTCTGGTCGACGAGGTCCACAATGTCCGTCAGAAACTGTCAGACGAAACCCGGGTCACCCGGGCCATGGACAACGAGCTGGAGGCACTGAGGCTGAAGCTGCGTGGCATCGAAACAGAGATCAAAGAAGGAGCACAGCAGTACACCGTGAAGGAGGTGCTGCGTATCGAGAGGGACCGCggccaggaggaggaggtgaggaggctCAGGGAGGAGCTGGAAgaactgaggaggaggaagaccatCAAGGACAACGAGGTGATCCAGATCACCAAGCAGGTGACGCTCCTGGCACAGCAGAAGTCCAAGGAGCAGGAGGTGATCACAGAGGAGGAGGTGATTAAAGTGCAAAACGACCCGCAACTGGAGAACGAGTACCGCATCCTCTTGGACAGGAAGCAGAAAGAGCAGGAGGGCAGGAAGCAACTGGAGGACGAGCTGCGCTTCCTCCAGGACAAGCTCCGCAGGCTGGAGAAGGAGAAGTCCATGGCCGAGGAGAAGATCTCCATCAAGGAGGTGCTGAAGGTGGAGAAGGATATCGCCtttgagagggaggtagagaatcTCAGGATGCAACATGAGGATGAGAAGGCCAAGCACCGGTCTTCCCAAAGGGAGCGCGCCGACCTCCAGAGGAAGATCTCCAGCCTAGAGGAGGAAAAGTCAAGGGTCATAGTTCAGGAGAAGGTGAGGGAGATCGTCAGGCCTGACCCCAAGGCTGAGGCTGAAGTGGCCAACCTACGCATGGAACTGGTGGAACACCAGAGGAGGTACAGAGACGCCGACCAGCAGCTGAAGTCCCACCAGGACGAGCTGAAAATGCTGAGAAACAGAGGTCCGCAGATCGAGATCAAGGAGATCATCAAGGAAGTCATCAAGTACAAGACGGACCCGCAGACCGAGAGGGAGCTGGAGAAACTTCGCAACGAGATTGTGGATAAGACGCACCAGACGGAGAAGTCAGAGATGGAGATCAGGCAGCTGAGGGACGAGATTCAGCGGTGGAAGGACACCAAGCCACAGGTGCAAATTAAAGAGGTGGTTAACGAGGTGCTGGAGTACAAAGAAAACCCCAAGACCAAGGAGGAGATTGAGATCCTGAAGAGGAAGCTGGCGGACGAGCAGAAGAAACGTCTGGACCTGGAGAGGGAGCGATCAGCTAATGAGGAGAAGATCCGGCTAAGGAAGATCGACCTGTCCCAGGTCAGAGAGAAGGTTGTCCAGCAGGAGGTGGTTAAGATGGAGGAGGACCCATTACTGAGGTCAGAGTGCAGCACCTTCACACAGAACATTAACAATGaacagaggcagagggagaccCTGAAAGAGGAGCTCTTCCAACTTCAGAAGCAGAAGGCCAACCTGGACGCACAGCTGGAGGAGCTGGAGCGAGAACGCCGAGCTCGGCGCGATGCAGAGCTGGAGATCCAGAGGCTGAGGGTCAGGCTGAACGAGATGGAGCTCAGGGACAAGGAGAACAGGGAGAGGGTCACAGTGAAACAGATGGTGGTTCTCCAGCAGGACCCCCAGCAAGAGAAAGAGCACTCCATCCTCAAGCtgcaggtggaggaggagagacacaAGCGCACCCTGCTGGAGAAGGAGCTGAACGTCCTGCTCCAGCAGCAGGTCACCCTGGAGAGGATGGTGGTGAAGGAGAAGGTGGTGCGCACCGAGACCATCCAGGTAGAGAAAGACCCGGAGGCTGAGCTGGAGATCGAGAAGATGACGAGGACGCtggaacaggagaagaggaggaggctcGAGCTGGACCAGGAGCTGGGCAGCCTCAAGTCCCGCCTGTCCGACATGGAGTTCACCAACACCAAGTCGTCCAAGGAGCTGGACTACATCCGCGACGAGAGCAGTCGCCTCCAGCAGGAGAACCAGAGGCTACAGAATGACATCCGCAGGCTGCAGTCCGAGATCCAGATCACCTCCACGGAGACCCGGAGCATCTCCAACTCGGCCCCCATGGAGAGCGGGAAGAACCTAGAGCTGAGGCTGGGCTCACTGCAGAGGGAGCTGGCCGAACTGAGGGCCATCACCAGCCAGAAGGATGATGAGATCGAGAAGCTACAGAAGAGCCTGTCAGCCATCCAGATcaagagggagcagagggagagccACCTGAGGAGATCCATCGTGGTCATCGACCCCGACTCGGGTAAGGAGATGAGGCcagaggaggcctacaaactggGGCTGATCGACTGGAAGATGTTTGTGAACCTCCAGAGCCAGGAGTGCGACTGGGAGGAGATCAGTGTCAAGGGCCCCAAGGGGGAGTCCTCGGTTCTCCACGACAGGAAGTCTGGGAAGAAGTTCTCCATTGAAGACGCCCTGAGGGCTGGGAACATCACCAACCGCCAGCTGCAGCAGTACCATGACAAGGAGATCACCATCCAGGAGTTCGGAGTCATGGTGTCGGGGAAGACCAAGTGA